In a genomic window of Virgibacillus sp. SK37:
- a CDS encoding formate--tetrahydrofolate ligase, whose protein sequence is MKSDIEIAQEATLKPISTIATELGLDLDDWEPYGHTKAKLSEHLLNKLKDRPDGKVILVTSINPTPAGEGKSTVTVGLGQALNRIGKKSVIALREPSLGPVMGIKGGAAGGGFSQILPMEDINLHFTGDLHAITTANNALSAIIDNHIHRGNELNIDPRRMEWKRVMDMNDRALRQIVVGLGGPLRGVPREDGFNISVASEIMAVLCLSTSINDLKARLSRMVIGYTYDEQPITVKDLKVEGALTLLLKEAIKPNLVQTIENTPAIVHGGPFANIAHGCNSVLATKTAAKLGEYVVTEGGFGADLGAEKFLDIKTRAGNIDTAAVVIVATVRALKMHGGMAKDELEQENVEALKAGMENLKKHIETIETFGLPFVVAINKFPTDTKAETDFISNWCESRGFEVALTDVFAHGGEGGIELAQKVVEKANTSDKDFRRIYELDESLETKIRNVAQQVYGAEDIELSPKAKQQIILYEEQGWGKLAICMAKTQYSLSDNPKLLGRPKGFTINIRELRPSIGAGFIVVLTGDVMTMPGLPKEPAALKMDVSEDGKAIGLF, encoded by the coding sequence ATGAAGTCTGATATAGAAATTGCACAGGAGGCCACACTGAAACCAATTAGTACAATCGCCACAGAACTCGGTTTAGATTTAGACGATTGGGAACCATATGGTCATACAAAAGCTAAGCTCTCTGAGCACTTATTAAATAAATTAAAAGATAGACCAGACGGAAAAGTAATTCTAGTTACTTCGATAAACCCTACACCGGCTGGAGAAGGTAAATCTACGGTTACTGTAGGCTTAGGACAAGCATTAAACAGAATTGGGAAAAAATCAGTTATTGCTTTAAGGGAACCATCACTTGGTCCGGTAATGGGAATAAAAGGGGGAGCAGCAGGTGGGGGATTCTCGCAGATTTTGCCGATGGAGGATATCAACTTGCATTTTACCGGTGACCTTCATGCCATCACTACAGCTAATAATGCTCTTTCCGCTATTATAGATAATCATATTCACAGAGGTAATGAATTAAATATTGACCCGCGCAGAATGGAATGGAAACGTGTTATGGATATGAATGATCGGGCTTTAAGACAAATAGTAGTAGGTCTTGGTGGACCCTTACGCGGAGTGCCAAGGGAAGATGGCTTTAATATATCTGTAGCATCTGAAATTATGGCAGTTCTTTGTCTGTCTACTTCAATCAATGATTTGAAAGCTCGGCTTTCAAGAATGGTTATAGGCTATACATATGACGAGCAACCAATTACGGTTAAAGATTTAAAAGTAGAAGGAGCATTGACATTACTTCTTAAAGAGGCAATTAAGCCAAATCTCGTCCAAACAATAGAGAACACTCCGGCCATTGTGCATGGAGGGCCTTTTGCCAATATTGCCCATGGTTGTAATAGTGTACTTGCAACAAAAACAGCCGCTAAGCTTGGTGAATATGTTGTCACTGAAGGAGGCTTTGGCGCTGATTTAGGTGCTGAAAAATTCTTAGATATTAAGACTCGGGCTGGAAATATTGATACTGCGGCAGTAGTTATAGTAGCAACAGTAAGAGCTTTAAAAATGCATGGTGGCATGGCAAAAGATGAGCTTGAGCAAGAAAATGTTGAAGCATTAAAAGCAGGGATGGAAAATTTAAAAAAACATATTGAAACAATTGAAACGTTTGGCCTTCCTTTCGTAGTCGCTATTAATAAATTTCCTACAGATACTAAGGCCGAGACAGACTTTATAAGCAATTGGTGTGAATCCAGGGGATTTGAAGTAGCTTTAACAGATGTATTTGCACATGGCGGAGAAGGTGGCATTGAACTTGCTCAAAAAGTGGTAGAAAAAGCCAACACTTCAGATAAGGATTTCAGGCGAATTTATGAACTGGATGAGTCTTTGGAAACGAAAATTAGAAATGTTGCTCAACAGGTTTATGGTGCGGAAGATATTGAATTATCTCCAAAAGCGAAACAACAAATAATCTTATATGAAGAACAAGGATGGGGAAAACTTGCCATTTGTATGGCAAAAACCCAATATTCATTGTCTGATAACCCTAAATTATTAGGAAGGCCAAAAGGTTTTACCATAAATATTAGAGAACTTCGACCATCCATTGGCGCTGGGTTTATTGTAGTACTTACAGGTGATGTTATGACAATGCCTGGGTTACCGAAAGAGCCTGCAGCATTGAAAATGGATGTATCAGAAGACGGAAAGGCAATAGGTTTGTTTTAA
- a CDS encoding HD domain-containing protein produces the protein MLREKQLEQVKTYVRHLFSNDPTGHDYFHMKRVARQAVVIAEKEGANLFICEAASWLHDVYDGKLVADPVTAKQDMVEFLVSIHITEKEISFIHEVIDSVSFSKGGLPVSLEAKVVQDADRLDAIGAVGIARTFAFGGAAGQLIYHPDDKNTSLQHFYGKLLKLKSMLNTEAAVEIATERHHFMEMFLKQFYKEW, from the coding sequence ATGCTACGAGAAAAACAACTAGAACAAGTCAAAACTTATGTTCGTCATTTATTCTCAAATGATCCTACTGGCCATGATTATTTTCATATGAAGCGGGTAGCACGCCAAGCTGTAGTAATTGCAGAAAAAGAAGGAGCCAACCTATTTATCTGTGAAGCTGCTTCATGGCTTCATGATGTCTATGATGGTAAGCTGGTAGCTGATCCTGTAACTGCTAAACAAGATATGGTTGAATTCCTTGTGTCCATTCATATAACAGAAAAAGAAATAAGCTTCATCCATGAAGTCATTGATAGCGTCTCTTTTAGTAAAGGGGGCTTACCGGTTTCTCTGGAAGCTAAAGTAGTCCAGGATGCTGACCGTTTGGATGCAATCGGTGCAGTTGGTATCGCAAGAACTTTTGCATTTGGAGGTGCAGCGGGGCAATTGATTTATCATCCTGATGACAAAAACACGTCGCTCCAACATTTTTACGGTAAACTGCTAAAACTAAAATCAATGTTAAATACAGAAGCAGCGGTTGAAATAGCGACTGAACGACATCATTTTATGGAGATGTTTTTGAAACAATTCTATAAAGAGTGGTAA
- a CDS encoding NlpC/P60 family protein produces the protein MLTGTLEHVVKHSLVYSYALSQPLTTYVDAYPELQNKLLLEAEQLEYGDHGEIVRFLQYKMSELSYYDDKIDGDFGILTEYALKKFQAKHKLTVDGQVDQITLQTLIKIEKQKNLKQIENLSETIYPGLHSKDVEIMQESLRYFGYYTGEIDGIYGPLTTKALKLAEEEHGLELTKEVTQKALTQLYEKDNASDEKNKIDEKAKTHAKTKNQKEKNPHKADDKKKADKKEIKQAVVIGANKGDTVKTAHAVLGTPYKWGGSSPSGFDCSGFIQYVFQENGMTIPRTVSDVWNFATPVSSKSVGDLVFFETYKPGPSHMGIYIGDGKFIHASESRGVEISELTNTYWEPRYLGTKRITKQ, from the coding sequence ATGCTAACTGGCACGCTGGAGCATGTAGTTAAACATTCCTTGGTGTATAGCTATGCACTAAGCCAACCACTTACAACCTATGTTGATGCATACCCTGAACTACAGAATAAGCTATTGCTGGAAGCAGAACAGCTGGAATATGGGGATCATGGAGAAATAGTAAGATTTTTACAATATAAGATGAGTGAGCTGTCATACTATGATGACAAAATAGATGGCGACTTCGGAATATTAACTGAATATGCTTTAAAGAAGTTTCAGGCTAAGCATAAATTAACAGTTGATGGTCAAGTAGATCAGATTACTCTTCAAACATTAATAAAAATAGAGAAGCAAAAAAATTTAAAACAGATAGAGAATCTATCCGAGACAATTTACCCCGGGTTACATAGCAAAGACGTGGAAATCATGCAGGAATCTTTACGTTATTTTGGATACTATACTGGTGAAATAGATGGAATTTACGGACCTCTTACCACCAAAGCGTTAAAGTTGGCAGAAGAAGAACATGGATTGGAACTAACAAAAGAAGTTACCCAAAAAGCATTAACTCAACTCTATGAAAAAGATAACGCAAGCGATGAAAAAAATAAAATTGATGAAAAAGCTAAAACGCATGCAAAGACTAAAAATCAGAAAGAAAAGAACCCACATAAAGCGGATGATAAAAAGAAAGCAGACAAAAAAGAGATAAAGCAAGCAGTAGTAATTGGAGCAAATAAGGGAGATACTGTAAAAACTGCCCACGCTGTTTTAGGAACTCCCTATAAATGGGGTGGCTCCTCGCCAAGTGGTTTTGATTGCAGTGGTTTCATCCAATATGTTTTTCAGGAAAATGGCATGACAATACCCAGAACAGTAAGTGATGTATGGAACTTTGCCACACCAGTAAGCAGTAAATCTGTTGGAGACCTTGTGTTTTTTGAAACATATAAGCCTGGTCCCTCACATATGGGGATTTATATTGGGGATGGAAAGTTTATCCATGCAAGTGAATCCAGAGGGGTAGAAATAAGTGAGCTCACAAACACTTATTGGGAACCAAGATACCTTGGCACAAAAAGAATTACAAAGCAATAA
- a CDS encoding thymidylate synthase, protein MVSGEEAYLNLCNYILKNGNEKEDRTNTGTISVFGHQMRFDLSKGFPLLTTKKVPFRLVASELLWFIKGDTNIRYLLENNNNIWNEWAFERWVKSSEYTGPDMSDFGNRAQKDPEFKELYLKQMEYFKEKILTDENFAELYGELGAVYGKQWRQWKTTRGETIDQLKEVITSIRENPDSRRHIVSAWNPEDVPSMALPPCHTLFQFYVADGKLSCQLYQRSADVFLGVPFNIASYALLTHLIAHECGLEVGEFVHTLGDAHIYSNHIAQVKTQLSRDIKTQPHLFFNKEKESIFDFELEDFELRNYNPHPAIKAPIAV, encoded by the coding sequence ATGGTGAGTGGTGAAGAGGCATACTTAAACTTGTGTAATTACATATTGAAAAATGGAAATGAAAAAGAAGATCGTACAAATACCGGTACCATATCTGTATTTGGACATCAAATGAGGTTTGATCTGAGTAAAGGGTTTCCGTTATTAACAACAAAAAAAGTCCCTTTTCGTTTAGTTGCCAGTGAACTTCTCTGGTTTATAAAAGGTGATACGAATATTCGTTATCTACTGGAAAACAATAATAATATATGGAACGAGTGGGCATTTGAAAGATGGGTTAAAAGTTCAGAGTACACTGGTCCGGATATGAGTGATTTTGGGAATAGAGCACAGAAGGATCCTGAGTTTAAAGAACTTTATCTAAAACAAATGGAATATTTTAAAGAAAAAATACTCACAGATGAGAACTTTGCTGAGTTGTATGGTGAACTTGGAGCAGTATATGGAAAGCAGTGGAGACAATGGAAAACAACGAGAGGTGAAACGATTGATCAGCTAAAAGAGGTTATTACATCTATTCGTGAAAATCCAGATTCCAGACGTCACATTGTTTCAGCCTGGAATCCTGAGGATGTTCCAAGCATGGCGTTACCTCCATGTCATACACTGTTTCAGTTTTATGTAGCTGATGGCAAGTTATCATGTCAGCTTTATCAGCGAAGTGCAGATGTTTTTCTCGGTGTTCCTTTTAATATTGCAAGCTATGCACTACTAACACACTTAATTGCCCATGAATGTGGTTTGGAAGTAGGGGAATTTGTTCATACTCTAGGAGATGCCCACATTTATTCAAATCATATTGCGCAAGTAAAGACACAACTAAGCCGTGATATTAAAACGCAACCACATCTTTTCTTCAATAAAGAGAAGGAATCAATTTTTGATTTTGAGTTAGAGGATTTTGAATTAAGGAATTATAATCCTCATCCTGCAATTAAAGCACCTATAGCAGTTTAA
- a CDS encoding dihydrofolate reductase encodes MISLLVAMDKNHVIGHNNGMPWHLPKDLRFFKEKTTGQTIIMGRKTFDSMGGSLPNRKNVVISRNKKLKNEVEVIHDLETVKEWNRQHPEQEFFVIGGGNIFKQALPFADRMYITWIDEEFEGDTYFPTFSDEEWNLTSKTKGEKNETNPYDYYFLQYDRK; translated from the coding sequence ATGATTTCCTTATTAGTTGCAATGGACAAGAACCATGTGATCGGGCATAATAACGGGATGCCATGGCATTTACCTAAGGATCTTCGCTTTTTTAAAGAGAAAACTACGGGGCAAACAATAATTATGGGAAGAAAAACGTTTGACTCTATGGGAGGCTCCTTGCCAAATCGTAAAAATGTTGTTATTTCAAGAAATAAAAAGTTAAAGAATGAGGTAGAAGTTATTCATGATTTAGAAACGGTAAAAGAGTGGAATAGGCAGCATCCAGAGCAAGAGTTTTTCGTGATTGGTGGCGGAAATATATTTAAACAGGCACTGCCGTTTGCTGATCGTATGTATATAACATGGATTGATGAAGAGTTTGAAGGAGATACTTATTTCCCAACCTTTTCAGATGAGGAATGGAACCTAACCTCTAAAACAAAAGGCGAAAAAAATGAGACCAATCCATACGACTACTATTTTTTACAATATGACCGAAAGTAG
- a CDS encoding molybdenum cofactor guanylyltransferase: protein MLKQGIILAGGKSSRMGTNKSLLPLGGKTSIEHIFSEMSSFTDEITIVANDPTLYRFLNTDIVADRYTGKGPLAGIESAMYYKKADLYFVAACDMPFVNKNVYGWLQKQISHHSASVPIFNEKIHPLAGVYKREVLPKIQEQLVQNNLRVKSFFEHIDIKYVEDYDDIPREVLEKHFFNMNDPDQYSEAKSF, encoded by the coding sequence ATGCTAAAACAGGGTATTATTTTGGCTGGTGGCAAGTCCTCAAGGATGGGTACAAATAAATCATTGTTACCCTTGGGGGGAAAAACCAGTATTGAGCATATCTTCAGTGAAATGAGTTCATTTACAGATGAAATTACTATTGTGGCAAATGACCCAACCCTATACCGTTTTTTGAATACAGATATTGTAGCTGACAGATATACAGGGAAAGGACCTCTTGCCGGAATTGAAAGTGCTATGTATTACAAAAAAGCAGATCTTTATTTCGTTGCTGCTTGCGATATGCCATTTGTGAATAAGAATGTATACGGTTGGTTACAGAAGCAGATTTCGCATCATAGTGCATCTGTGCCTATTTTTAATGAAAAAATACATCCATTGGCTGGTGTCTATAAACGTGAGGTATTACCGAAAATCCAGGAACAGTTGGTACAAAATAATCTTCGGGTGAAAAGCTTTTTCGAACATATCGACATAAAGTATGTAGAAGATTATGATGATATTCCTAGAGAAGTGCTTGAAAAACATTTCTTTAATATGAATGATCCAGATCAATACAGCGAAGCAAAATCATTTTAA
- the tatA gene encoding twin-arginine translocase TatA/TatE family subunit, with translation MFSSIGIPGLILILIIALIVFGPKKLPEIGKAAGQTLREFKKSTSSLTSDVADEFQDTKEIIQGNKGK, from the coding sequence ATGTTTTCAAGTATCGGGATCCCCGGATTGATTTTAATATTAATAATTGCTTTAATTGTTTTTGGACCTAAAAAGCTACCTGAGATTGGGAAAGCGGCTGGTCAGACATTACGTGAGTTTAAAAAATCTACCAGTAGTTTAACTAGTGACGTAGCAGATGAATTTCAAGACACAAAAGAAATTATCCAAGGGAATAAAGGAAAATAA
- a CDS encoding twin-arginine translocase TatA/TatE family subunit, which yields MFSSIGMPGLILILVIALVVFGPSKLPEIGKAFGSSLREFKNATKDIVSDESTSTKSDHSKE from the coding sequence ATGTTTAGTAGTATTGGTATGCCGGGATTAATACTTATCCTCGTGATTGCTCTTGTAGTGTTCGGTCCCTCAAAATTACCTGAGATTGGTAAAGCCTTTGGCAGCTCTCTGAGAGAATTTAAAAATGCTACAAAGGATATTGTTTCTGATGAAAGTACGTCAACTAAAAGTGACCATTCTAAGGAATGA
- the tatC gene encoding twin-arginine translocase subunit TatC, with protein sequence MSDNGAQIDKEMNLTGHLSELRNRLIVTALFFLAFFIVGFIFVKDIYWFFVNDLDFKLTVISPGEIIWIHFTMAGLVAIAATLPLLALQVWLFIKPGLTPNERKASLAYIPAVFVLFIVGLVFGYIMFIKLILPFLLSLNSGMFNEMFTVDKYFRFLLRITLPFALLFEIPIIAMFLTALGVLTPDFMRKTRKYAYLILVIIGTIVTPPDFVLQLVVAVPLIILYEISIYLAAIVYRRKLKKHEEFMREES encoded by the coding sequence ATGTCTGATAACGGTGCTCAGATTGATAAAGAAATGAATCTAACAGGACACTTATCCGAATTAAGAAACAGATTAATTGTGACTGCTTTATTCTTTCTTGCTTTCTTTATTGTCGGATTTATTTTTGTTAAAGATATTTATTGGTTTTTCGTTAATGATCTGGATTTCAAGTTGACAGTTATTAGTCCAGGGGAAATTATCTGGATTCATTTTACTATGGCAGGTCTGGTAGCAATTGCAGCTACATTGCCATTATTAGCGCTTCAAGTATGGTTATTTATCAAACCAGGGTTGACTCCCAATGAGCGAAAAGCATCTCTTGCATATATTCCTGCTGTGTTTGTATTATTCATTGTTGGTTTGGTCTTTGGCTATATTATGTTCATAAAACTAATTCTTCCTTTTTTACTTTCATTAAATAGTGGTATGTTTAATGAAATGTTTACTGTGGATAAATACTTTAGATTTTTGCTTCGAATTACCTTGCCATTTGCACTGTTATTTGAAATACCAATTATTGCTATGTTTTTGACTGCTTTAGGTGTACTGACTCCTGATTTCATGAGAAAAACAAGAAAATACGCGTATTTGATTCTAGTTATTATCGGCACAATTGTAACCCCCCCTGATTTTGTATTGCAGTTGGTAGTGGCAGTTCCGTTAATTATTTTATATGAAATTAGTATTTATCTTGCCGCAATTGTATACCGTAGAAAACTGAAAAAGCATGAAGAGTTTATGCGTGAGGAGAGCTAA
- a CDS encoding YozE family protein, which translates to MRSFYHFLMTYRGKKQPDDKSLLADWAFSDHNFPKHSTDYNEISDYLEWNSPFTNALRVFDELWEIYSNR; encoded by the coding sequence ATGCGATCTTTTTATCATTTTTTAATGACTTATCGAGGTAAAAAGCAACCAGACGATAAATCTTTACTCGCTGACTGGGCTTTTTCGGACCATAACTTTCCCAAACACTCTACTGACTATAATGAAATTAGTGATTATTTGGAGTGGAACAGTCCTTTTACAAACGCCTTGCGTGTTTTTGATGAACTATGGGAAATCTATTCAAACAGATAA
- a CDS encoding YolD-like family protein, translating into MVQDRGNIKWSSMMLPEHAELLKTMWAEDKKEARPLLDEQEKERLNEVIGLYYKNQKIITVSVYHNDTISNYSGVIKKIDEINQKILLHNGEKYSICLMDIVDAR; encoded by the coding sequence ATGGTTCAAGATAGAGGAAATATTAAATGGTCGTCCATGATGCTCCCAGAGCATGCAGAATTGCTTAAAACCATGTGGGCAGAAGACAAAAAAGAAGCAAGACCACTACTAGATGAACAAGAAAAGGAAAGGTTAAACGAAGTAATCGGTTTGTACTATAAAAATCAAAAAATCATCACGGTGAGCGTATACCATAATGATACGATTAGCAATTATAGTGGAGTTATTAAAAAAATAGATGAAATAAATCAAAAAATATTACTTCATAATGGAGAGAAGTATTCCATTTGTCTAATGGATATTGTTGATGCAAGGTAA
- the vrrA gene encoding VrrA/YqfQ family protein codes for MFTPNQNRMGLQPYRNLERQTNFLMPSQPVNYPERQKGLQSIISRFIRPKGSIGAVNPTAVTTSTLTTSGGITSKLDHVQNILKMVQTTTPLIQEYGPMVKNLPAMYRMMKAFKDMENIEETTDNEGGEEDEISLESIQAESDEQIILKKDTQGISQPKLYI; via the coding sequence ATGTTTACCCCGAATCAAAATAGAATGGGCTTACAACCCTATCGTAACTTAGAAAGACAAACTAATTTTCTTATGCCTTCACAGCCGGTGAATTACCCCGAGAGACAGAAAGGACTCCAATCAATAATTAGCAGATTTATAAGGCCAAAGGGAAGCATTGGTGCTGTAAATCCTACAGCTGTCACCACTTCAACTCTCACAACAAGCGGAGGGATAACAAGCAAGTTAGATCATGTGCAGAATATATTAAAAATGGTACAAACAACGACCCCACTCATACAAGAATATGGTCCGATGGTAAAAAACCTGCCTGCCATGTATCGGATGATGAAGGCATTTAAAGATATGGAAAATATAGAAGAAACAACAGACAATGAAGGGGGAGAGGAAGACGAAATATCGCTTGAGAGTATCCAAGCCGAATCAGATGAACAAATAATTTTAAAAAAAGATACCCAGGGTATTTCTCAACCAAAATTATATATCTAA
- the msrB gene encoding peptide-methionine (R)-S-oxide reductase MsrB, protein MKENIELATFAGGCFWCMVEPFDRRPGIVKLVSGYTGGDIANPTYEQVCSNKTGHVEAVQITFDPAIMSFEQLVDTFWQQIDPTDAGGQFNDRGDSYQTVIFYHNEQQRQIAEASKQQLNNSGKFDQPIATKILPAKPFYEAEEKHQDYYKKQSFHYRLYKKGSGREDFINSTWKPKLEKSELKKKLTPTQYQVTQENGTERPFQNEYWDNEEDGIYVDIVSGDVLFSSKDKFDAGCGWPSFTKPVDHYHIKENTDTTHGMIRTEVRSKNADSHLGHVFNDGPKEAGGLRYCMNSAAMRFIPKHKMDEEGYGQFHYLFNSSN, encoded by the coding sequence ATGAAGGAAAATATAGAATTGGCTACATTTGCAGGGGGATGTTTCTGGTGTATGGTTGAACCGTTTGATAGAAGACCGGGTATCGTCAAATTAGTATCGGGATATACCGGTGGCGATATAGCTAACCCAACGTATGAGCAGGTTTGTTCAAATAAAACTGGCCACGTGGAAGCAGTACAAATAACTTTTGACCCAGCTATTATGTCCTTTGAGCAGCTTGTTGACACATTTTGGCAGCAAATTGACCCGACAGATGCTGGCGGCCAATTCAATGACAGAGGGGATTCCTATCAAACAGTGATTTTTTATCATAATGAACAGCAGCGCCAAATAGCAGAAGCTTCCAAACAACAATTGAATAACAGTGGAAAATTTGATCAACCAATTGCTACAAAGATACTACCTGCCAAGCCTTTTTACGAAGCGGAAGAGAAGCATCAGGATTATTACAAAAAGCAGTCCTTCCATTACCGTCTATATAAGAAAGGGTCTGGAAGAGAAGATTTTATCAATTCAACCTGGAAGCCGAAATTAGAAAAAAGTGAACTAAAGAAAAAATTGACTCCTACTCAGTATCAAGTTACACAGGAGAATGGAACAGAAAGACCCTTCCAAAATGAATATTGGGATAATGAAGAAGATGGTATATACGTGGACATAGTTTCTGGTGACGTGTTATTCTCTTCTAAGGATAAATTTGATGCAGGTTGCGGGTGGCCGAGCTTTACCAAACCAGTTGATCATTACCATATTAAAGAGAACACAGATACGACCCATGGGATGATTCGTACAGAAGTCAGGAGTAAAAATGCCGACTCTCATTTGGGTCATGTGTTCAATGATGGTCCCAAAGAAGCTGGGGGGTTACGTTATTGCATGAACTCTGCAGCCATGCGATTTATACCAAAACATAAGATGGATGAGGAAGGATACGGACAATTCCATTATTTATTTAATTCGTCTAATTGA
- a CDS encoding DUF6501 family protein → MIHLNWENKETIKQIECVHVDAKKFIVHDKLTPGKKYDVKNETDEFYFIIDNSNRIGGFLKEYFKEIG, encoded by the coding sequence ATGATTCACTTAAATTGGGAAAATAAAGAAACCATCAAACAAATTGAATGTGTGCATGTAGATGCCAAGAAATTTATTGTGCATGATAAACTTACACCTGGAAAGAAGTACGATGTAAAGAATGAAACGGATGAATTTTACTTTATTATTGATAATAGCAATCGCATCGGTGGATTCTTAAAAGAGTATTTTAAAGAGATAGGTTAA
- a CDS encoding M14 family metallopeptidase has translation MEIKVRNGDTYWYYSQLFGIPLILIENSNPEISPEELAVGQIVQIPGYRKTSYTISADDSFWTISLTNNVSVDSLLLLNPNVDTQNLQIGDTVFLPTKVSELIIKDVNNYTYEKMVTDLNELHDIYPFIKKQSIGNSVMGKDLIELQIGNGTKQVHLNGAFHANEWITVSVIMRFINEYVLSLTTHEPIRGIFTLPLYMETTLSIVPMVNPDGVNLVLQGSSAAGEFEEEVLVINNQQKDFSNWKANIRGVDLNNQYPALWETEAERKPTTPQPRDFPGYEPLTEPESIAMAELAKNRNFSILNAFHTQGEEIYWGFQGMEPPISEQIVEEYARVSGYVPIRYIDSYAGYKDWFIQEFRQPGYTIELGRGVNPLPIGQFPEIYQRSLGIMLASLYL, from the coding sequence ATGGAAATTAAGGTACGTAATGGAGACACTTACTGGTATTATAGCCAGTTATTTGGAATTCCATTGATCTTGATCGAAAATTCAAACCCAGAAATTAGTCCAGAAGAGCTTGCGGTTGGTCAAATAGTACAAATACCAGGGTATAGAAAGACATCATATACAATATCAGCTGATGATTCGTTTTGGACGATATCTCTTACAAATAATGTTTCTGTAGATAGTTTATTGCTTTTGAATCCAAATGTAGACACTCAAAACTTGCAGATTGGAGATACTGTATTTTTACCCACAAAGGTAAGTGAACTAATAATTAAAGATGTAAATAACTACACATACGAAAAAATGGTTACTGACCTAAACGAACTCCATGATATTTACCCATTTATTAAGAAGCAATCGATTGGAAATTCCGTGATGGGTAAAGATCTAATTGAACTCCAAATAGGCAATGGAACAAAGCAAGTTCATCTGAATGGAGCTTTTCATGCAAATGAGTGGATTACTGTTTCTGTAATTATGCGCTTTATTAATGAATATGTCCTTTCCTTAACCACACATGAACCGATTCGAGGTATATTTACACTTCCGCTATATATGGAAACTACTTTATCCATCGTACCAATGGTTAACCCGGATGGTGTTAATCTTGTGTTACAGGGTTCGTCCGCAGCCGGAGAATTTGAGGAGGAAGTATTAGTAATCAATAATCAACAGAAAGATTTCAGTAACTGGAAAGCAAATATTAGAGGTGTAGATTTAAACAACCAATATCCTGCCCTATGGGAAACAGAGGCAGAAAGAAAGCCTACTACACCTCAACCACGAGATTTTCCTGGGTATGAGCCATTAACTGAACCTGAATCCATTGCTATGGCAGAACTCGCTAAAAATCGTAACTTTTCGATTCTAAACGCTTTTCATACACAAGGGGAAGAAATTTATTGGGGATTCCAAGGTATGGAGCCACCTATTTCAGAGCAAATTGTTGAGGAATATGCTCGCGTGAGCGGGTATGTACCAATTAGATACATTGATAGTTACGCTGGATACAAAGATTGGTTTATTCAGGAGTTTAGACAACCCGGCTATACGATAGAATTAGGAAGAGGGGTCAATCCCTTGCCAATTGGTCAATTCCCGGAAATTTACCAAAGAAGCTTAGGAATTATGCTTGCAAGTTTATATCTGTAA
- a CDS encoding 4Fe-4S dicluster domain-containing protein, with the protein MAFIITSPCKDEKAGECVEVCPVDCIEEGKDMFYIDPDICIDCGACEAVCPVEAIYMEDEVPEEETEYIALNRKFFEEQ; encoded by the coding sequence TTGGCATTTATAATTACATCACCGTGTAAAGATGAAAAAGCAGGGGAGTGCGTAGAAGTTTGCCCTGTTGATTGTATAGAAGAAGGTAAAGATATGTTTTACATTGATCCAGATATTTGTATTGATTGCGGAGCGTGTGAAGCTGTCTGCCCGGTCGAGGCCATCTATATGGAGGATGAAGTACCGGAAGAAGAAACTGAATATATTGCTTTGAATCGAAAGTTCTTTGAAGAGCAATAA